From Mustela erminea isolate mMusErm1 chromosome 1, mMusErm1.Pri, whole genome shotgun sequence, a single genomic window includes:
- the LOC116591522 gene encoding LOW QUALITY PROTEIN: succinate dehydrogenase cytochrome b560 subunit, mitochondrial-like (The sequence of the model RefSeq protein was modified relative to this genomic sequence to represent the inferred CDS: substituted 2 bases at 2 genomic stop codons) yields the protein MAVLLLRHVGSHCLCAHLSPRLCIRNGSLPMAISLWHSGTGITLSTEVFLFGLLALLALGNFQSYLKFVKTMCLGTSLIYTAEFALVFPLMYHTXNGIXHLMWNLKKGLKIPWLYQSGVVVLVLTGLSSAGLTAMLRAEDPINVFL from the exons ATGGCTGTGCTCTTGTTGAGACATGTTGGCTCTCATTGCCTCTGTGCCCATCTAAGTCCTAGGCTCTGTATCAGAAA TGGATCTCTTCCCATGGCGATATCCCTTTGGCACTCTGGTACTGGTATAACCTTGAGTACAGAGGTCTTTCTCTTTGGCTTGTTGGCCCTCTTGGCTCTTGGCAACTTTCAATCTTATTTGAAATTTGTAAAGACCATGTGTCTGGGGACATCACTGATCTACACAGCCGAATTTGCACTTGTCTTCCCTCTCATGTATCATACCTAGAATGGAATCTAACACTTGATGTGGAACCTAAAGAAAGGCCTGAAGATTCCCTGGCTATACCAATCTGGAGTGGTTGTCTTGGTTCTTACTGGATTGTCCTCTGCAGGGCTGACAGCCATGTTAAGAGCTGAAGATCCTATCAATGTCTTTCTATAA